A stretch of the Rosa rugosa chromosome 5, drRosRugo1.1, whole genome shotgun sequence genome encodes the following:
- the LOC133712132 gene encoding SUPPRESSOR OF GAMMA RESPONSE 1 — translation MAGPSWLVDKKRIATKIRNASTSDPARIKWQSNPTRACPNCQYMIDNSDVAQEWPGLPKGVKFDPTDQEIIWHLLAKTGAGDLRPHPFIDAFITDFDDDEGVLCSHPKKLPGIKQDGSVSHFFHLAIKAYNTGTRKRRKIHDDEYGDIRWHKTGRTKPVILDGVQRGCKKIMVLYTSMAKGGKAEKTNWVMHQYHLGTDEDEKDGEYVISKIYYQQQQVKQADKTDQNSPETSDPLIQADPVTPKSVIPETLDPAFNLGEDIPAACTEPKSITPEPPRPERRHSNLGLGEDTHIASTDPFLQMQLKHRDMDFVEDEVDHEYEKSGCHDQHSIEIPNDEAINNNVNHTQEYPKWWDSESQNLLDSQQLVEGLSLCDDLLQSQSPTRVEHGNGELAQVKPCLADYAKLGADDLKKDLEECQNIVLDPANMELGTLPDFRLSQLEFESQESFLSWGGKLAE, via the exons ATGGCTGG ACCTTCGTGGTTGGTGGACAAAAAGAGAATCGCAACAAAAATCAGGAATGCATCTACAAGTGATCCTGCAAGAATCAAATGGCAAAGCAACCCAACTAGAGCTTGCCCAAACTGCCAATATATGATTGACAACAGTGAT GTTGCTCAAGAGTGGCCAGGATTACCCAAGGGTGTGAAATTTGATCCAACTGATCAAGAGATTATATGGCACTTGCTTGCAAAAACTGGTGCAGGGGATTTGAGACCCCATCCTTTTATTGATGCATTTATCACAGActttgatgatgatgagggAGTCTTATGTTCCCATCCAAAGAAACTACCAG GTATTAAGCAAGATGGAAGTGTATCCCACTTCTTTCATTTAGCAATTAAGGCTTACAACACTGGAACTCGAAAGCGTCGAAAAATACATGATGATGAGTATGGTGATATCCGCTGGCACAAGACTGGAAGGACTAAACCAGTGATCTTGGATGGGGTTCAAAGAGGGTGCAAGAAGATTATGGTTCTGTATACGAGCATGGCCAAAGGAGGCAAAGCTGAGAAGACCAATTGGGTCATGCATCAATATCACCTGGGAACTGATGAGGATGAGAAGGATGGGGAGTATGTAATTTCTAAAATATATTACCAGCAACAGCAAGTCAAGCAAGCTGATAAAACTGATCAAAATTCTCCTGAAACTAGTGATCCTTTGATTCAAGCAGATCCAGTTACTCCCAAGTCGGTGATTCCTGAAACTCTGGACCCTGCTTTCAATTTGGGAGAAGATATTCCTGCTGCTTGCACAGAACCCAAGTCAATAACTCCTGAACCTCCACGCCCTGAAAGGAGACATTCTAATCTTGGTTTGGGGGAAGATACTCATATTGCTTCCACAGATCCCTTTCTTCAA ATGCAACTGAAGCATCGTGATATGGACTTTGTTGAAGATGAAGTTGATCATGAATATGAAAAGTCTGGCTGTCATGATCAACACAGCATAGAGATTCCAAATGATGAAGCAATAAACAACAATGTAAATCATACTCAGGAATATCCAAAGTGGTGGGACAGTGAGTCACAGAATCTGCTGGATTCACAACAACTTGTGGAAGGCTTGTCTTTATGTGATGATCTTCTTCAGAGCCAATCTCCAACTAGGGTTGAACATGGAAATGGTGAACTAGCACAGGTCAAACCCTGTCTTGCTGATTATGCTAAGCTAGGAGCAGATGATTTAAAGAAGGATCTAGAGGAGTGCCAAAATATTGTCCTCGATCCTGCTAACATGGAACTTGGAACACTTCCAGATTTCCGACTTAGCCAGCTC GAATTCGAATCACAGGAAAGTTTCCTTTCTTGGGGTGGCAAATTGGCTGAGTGA